TCTTCTGGAGTGTAAATCTCGCCATCTGCAACCAGCTGGAAGGCGCGTACCAGTTCATCGCGGGGGCTTCCTTTGGGGACAAATCCCACAGCGCCAGAATCGAGCACGCTTGAGGTCACACGGTTGTCCGAAATCGACGAGACCACGACGATCTTTGCGTCAGGAACTGCCGAGCGAAGCCGGATCAGGCCATCAACGCCGTCTACGTCCGGCAGGTTCAAATCCAGTACGATAAGATCCGGCGCGGCTTCATTGACACGCTTCAGTGCTTCCTTAAGCGTCGCGGCGGTTTGGATCAGTGGCGCGTCAAAAATCTCTCCGACTGTCATTGCCATCGCATCGCAAAACAATGGGTGATCGTCGATCAACAACAATCTCAATTCACTTGCTTCACCGAAACTCGACATAACGACCTCAGCCATTTTCATTTTCGCCTCTGATTAAATAACGAAAGCGCGGAGCCCACAAGGCGCGGGCTCCGCATAGTCTGACTTGGATCAGTTCATGACCGGGATCTTGAAGACCCAGATCGAGCCACCTTGGTTC
The Aliiroseovarius pelagivivens DNA segment above includes these coding regions:
- a CDS encoding response regulator, with product MAEVVMSSFGEASELRLLLIDDHPLFCDAMAMTVGEIFDAPLIQTAATLKEALKRVNEAAPDLIVLDLNLPDVDGVDGLIRLRSAVPDAKIVVVSSISDNRVTSSVLDSGAVGFVPKGSPRDELVRAFQLVADGEIYTPEDFVVPQSDFLSQENQQVVEKLASLTPQQSVILNLICEGKLNKQIAYDLSIAETTVKAHLTAIMRKLGVQNRTQAVLLAKKVSYASLTGNAGES